A genomic region of Castor canadensis chromosome 16, mCasCan1.hap1v2, whole genome shotgun sequence contains the following coding sequences:
- the Nipal4 gene encoding magnesium transporter NIPA4 — MELRFSNASCVNGSLISFYCSSQEVLCQIIGGLSPEPPKNATLISWQERIRKSYGFYIGVGLALLSCFLIGSSVILKKKGLIRLVATGATRAVDGGYGYLKDPMWWAGFATMAAGEVANFGAYAFAPATVITPLGVLSVLISVVFSSYFLGESLNLLGKLGCVICMAGTTVMVIHAPKEEKVTTIMEMASKMKDTGFIVFTVFLLVSCLLLIFIVAPRYGQRNILVYIIICSVMGSFSVIAVKGLGITIRNFFQGLPVVRHPLPYVLSLILALCISTQVNFLNRALDIFNTSLVFPIYYVIFTTVVVISSIILFKEWYSMSAVDIVGTLSGFVTVLLGVFMLHAFKDLDISRTCLPHTHKNPAPPPAPEPTVIRLEDKNVLVDNIELSSNMPSPEQKPKVFTIRS; from the exons ATGGAGCTGCGGTTCAGCAACGCCAGCTGCGTGAACG GTTCCCTGATCAGCTTCTACTGCTCCTCACAAGAAGTCCTGTGTCAGATCATCGGTGGCCTCAGCCCTGAGCCACCCAAAAATGCCACCCTTATCAGCTGGCAGGAGAGGATCAGGAAGAGCTATGGCTTCTACATTGGTGTGGGCCTGGCCTTACTGTCCTGTTTCCTCATTGGCAGCAGTGTCATCCTCAAGAAGAAAGGCCTCATACGCCTTGTTGCCACCGGGGCCACTCGAGCTG TGGATGGAGGATATGGCTACTTGAAGGACCCCATGTGGTGGGCTGGATTTGCCACCA TGGCTGCTGGAGAAGTCGCCAACTTCGGTGCCTATGCATTTGCACCTGCGACAGTCATCACACCTCTGGGAGTGTTGAGCGTCCTCATAAG TGTGGTCTTCTCCTCATATTTCCTGGGAGAAAGTCTGAATCTGCTGGGGAAGCTGGGTTGTGTGATCTGCATGGCCGGCACCACAGTGATGGTGATTCATGCCCCCAAGGAAGAGAAGGTCACCACCATCATGGAGATGGCTTCCAAAATGAAGGACACAG GGTTCATCGTGTTCACTGTGTTTCTGCTGGTGTCCTGTCTCCTTCTCATCTTCATCGTTGCCCCACGTTACGGACAAAGGAATATCCTTGTTTATATCATCATCTGCTCTGTGATGGGGTCCTTCTCTGTGATTGCCGTCAAGGGCCTGGGCATCACCATTAGAAACTTCTTCCAGGGGTTGCCAGTCGTGCGGCACCCCCTCCCCTATGTCCTATCTCTCATTTTGGCACTTTGCATCAGCACTCAGGTCAACTTCCTCAACAGAGCACTGGACATTTTTAACACCTCCCTAGTGTTCCCCATCTACTACGTGATCTTCACCACAGTGGTTGTCATCTCCTCCATCATCCTGTTCAAGGAGTGGTACTCCATGTCTGCCGTGGACATTGTGGGCACCCTCTCTGGTTTTGTCACTGTCCTCTTGGGTGTGTTCatgcttcatgctttcaaagacTTGGATATCAGCCGGACTTGCTTGCCCCACACGCACAAAAACCCAGCCCCACCTCCCGCCCCAGAGCCCACTGTCATCAGACTGGAAGACAAGAATGTCCTTGTGGACAATATAGAACTTTCTAGTAACATGCCATCCCCAGAACAGAAGCCCAAAGTATTTACAATCCGTTCTTGA